A single genomic interval of Paenibacillus sp. J23TS9 harbors:
- the cyoE gene encoding heme o synthase, protein MDNHLSYQAPSDSATLSIKQTPPDSSATWKDFITLTKPGIIRSNLIAVFAGYWVASQWDIQFGKMILTLLGTVLVMASACVYNNYFDRELDTKMERTRNRTLPSGRLKPSIVLWYAFILGALGLADLFIFSGVLAGIFGMVGMFVYAIVYTMWLKRSSTWSTSVGAISGAMPPLIGYVAVTHNVDMGAILLFAWLFLWQPPHFWALGIRRVEEYRAAGYPLLPVVKGIKRTKIQIIPYLVLLIPIPILMYVFGYTGIYFMIIGTLLSLFWLFLGIKGFTAKDDDAWAKKLFIFSINYLTLSLIVMILNTVH, encoded by the coding sequence GTGGACAATCATTTAAGTTACCAGGCTCCTTCGGATTCCGCAACGCTTTCCATCAAACAAACGCCCCCGGATTCGTCGGCAACATGGAAAGATTTCATAACACTTACGAAACCCGGGATTATCCGTTCTAATTTAATTGCTGTTTTTGCAGGCTATTGGGTCGCGTCTCAATGGGACATTCAGTTTGGCAAAATGATCTTGACGCTGCTGGGAACCGTGCTTGTCATGGCTTCTGCCTGTGTATATAACAATTATTTTGATCGTGAACTCGATACGAAGATGGAGCGCACACGCAACCGTACACTTCCATCCGGACGCTTGAAGCCTTCCATTGTACTTTGGTATGCCTTTATACTCGGTGCACTTGGACTGGCTGACCTGTTTATTTTCTCAGGTGTTCTTGCCGGTATCTTCGGTATGGTCGGGATGTTCGTTTATGCGATTGTGTACACCATGTGGCTCAAACGCTCTTCGACATGGAGTACCTCGGTTGGCGCGATCTCCGGAGCTATGCCACCATTGATCGGTTATGTGGCTGTGACCCATAACGTCGATATGGGAGCCATTCTTTTATTTGCGTGGTTGTTTCTGTGGCAGCCGCCGCATTTCTGGGCGCTGGGCATTCGCCGCGTGGAAGAGTACAGAGCAGCCGGTTACCCGCTTCTGCCTGTTGTGAAAGGAATTAAGCGCACTAAAATTCAGATTATTCCGTATCTGGTGCTGCTGATCCCTATTCCGATTTTGATGTATGTGTTCGGTTATACGGGTATTTACTTTATGATCATCGGAACGCTGCTGTCGCTCTTCTGGCTTTTCCTTGGTATTAAAGGCTTCACCGCAAAAGATGATGATGCATGGGCAAAGAAGCTGTTTATCTTCTCGATTAACTACTTGACCCTAAGCCTTATCGTAATGATCCTTAACACCGTGCATTAA
- a CDS encoding metal-dependent hydrolase, translating to MDTATHFVMGLSLAGLAYVDPAVAASPTLATAVLLGTVIGSQAPDFDGLLRFKSNALYVKNHRGITHSLPFLVIWTALIGSILALLFSTVPAGHIILWTGVAVCVHVFSDLFNTYGTQAVRPFSERWISWNIIHIFDPFIFTTHAAAVLLWSTGAAKPAPLFLGLYILTAIYYVWRTVVHSFKTAEVKRLDPTRQGGERYYVIPTVSFHKWHVVKALTDGSYEIGVMNGNDLEWRKHACSEQHPAVEHSKQHPDVQAFLYFTSFAVAEVENLPWGYVVRWADVRYRHRKQYPFVAVLVMDKQFQPINTYVGWLSAKKMDKRLSINSG from the coding sequence ATGGATACAGCCACACATTTTGTGATGGGACTTAGTCTGGCCGGTCTCGCCTACGTTGATCCAGCGGTAGCTGCAAGCCCAACGCTTGCCACTGCTGTACTTCTGGGTACGGTCATCGGTTCTCAGGCCCCTGATTTCGACGGGCTATTGCGCTTCAAGAGCAATGCCCTGTATGTAAAGAATCACCGGGGTATCACGCATTCGCTCCCGTTTCTCGTCATCTGGACCGCGCTTATCGGCAGTATTCTAGCGTTGTTGTTCAGTACAGTGCCAGCAGGACACATAATTCTCTGGACAGGAGTCGCCGTATGCGTCCATGTATTCAGCGATTTGTTCAATACGTATGGAACCCAGGCTGTACGGCCATTTTCTGAGCGATGGATATCCTGGAACATCATTCACATTTTTGATCCGTTTATCTTTACGACCCATGCTGCTGCCGTTCTCTTATGGAGCACCGGAGCAGCCAAACCGGCCCCGTTATTTTTGGGTCTGTATATCCTGACCGCGATCTACTATGTCTGGCGCACCGTCGTCCATTCATTCAAGACAGCAGAGGTCAAGCGACTCGATCCTACCCGCCAAGGGGGAGAACGTTACTATGTCATACCCACCGTATCCTTTCATAAATGGCATGTCGTCAAAGCTCTGACCGATGGCAGCTATGAGATTGGTGTTATGAACGGTAATGACCTGGAATGGCGTAAGCATGCATGCAGCGAGCAGCACCCCGCTGTTGAGCATTCCAAGCAGCATCCGGATGTGCAGGCATTTCTCTATTTTACATCATTCGCCGTTGCGGAGGTTGAGAATCTGCCCTGGGGCTATGTCGTTCGCTGGGCGGATGTACGCTACCGCCACCGGAAACAATATCCGTTTGTAGCCGTGCTGGTGATGGATAAACAATTTCAACCCATTAATACGTATGTCGGATGGCTCAGCGCCAAGAAAATGGACAAAAGGCTGTCCATTAATTCAGGCTAA